One window from the genome of Aneurinibacillus sp. REN35 encodes:
- a CDS encoding DinB family protein translates to MIHDVGEFAKFLDGVRKRTMQYVGTVPNSILEWKPAEGKFSTGDILRHLGSSQLMFLSVLEHGEWNYPGHDSSKGEDIEGITRYLEACHSQLMNGLSALGNELLAKKVPTLHGHEVSSWRIMMALVEHEMHHRGQLSTYLQMNGIEPPQIFGLKIEQVQKG, encoded by the coding sequence GTGATTCATGATGTGGGGGAGTTTGCGAAGTTTTTGGATGGCGTGCGTAAACGCACCATGCAGTATGTTGGCACAGTTCCAAATTCGATTCTGGAATGGAAGCCGGCGGAAGGAAAGTTTTCGACAGGGGATATTCTGCGCCATCTGGGTTCCTCTCAACTCATGTTTTTATCTGTATTGGAGCACGGGGAATGGAACTACCCCGGTCATGACAGTAGTAAAGGAGAAGATATAGAAGGAATTACTCGCTACCTTGAAGCCTGTCATAGCCAACTGATGAACGGATTGTCGGCTTTAGGAAATGAGCTGTTGGCAAAAAAAGTGCCTACACTGCATGGACATGAGGTAAGCTCGTGGAGGATTATGATGGCATTGGTAGAGCATGAGATGCATCATCGGGGCCAGCTCTCAACATACCTTCAAATGAATGGCATCGAGCCGCCGCAAATTTTTGGCCTAAAAATTGAACAGGTTCAAAAAGGATAG